A single genomic interval of Candidatus Eisenbacteria bacterium harbors:
- a CDS encoding DUF3798 domain-containing protein, translating into MKTRYRMRAIAAILTALALPLLVFGPWGCGKQPAGDSNAAQTAAAPERAINFKIGIMTGTVSQGEDEFRGGQMIQKKYGADHVKHVTYPDNFMNEQETVIAQLVGLADDPEVKVIIVAQAVPGTLPAVRKIREKRPDIKIAMIEPHEDPAMVNAEADIAIQPDQLARGRTIMAVAKKMGVTDFVHYSFPRHMSQELLARRRDIMKEEAAKQGIKFHFVTAPDPMGEAGIAGSQQFIKEDVPREVQKLGPKTAFFSTNCGMQDPMIQTVLTTDGYVPEQCCPSPTHGYPTALGIRIPPDKAGDFTFINTENRRVIAEHGKTGHFATWPIPEVIMAIRGSTDLLVDSVEGKADYQDPATVQKYLQDIAGVPITLTKYDSQKGNSYLVLVDSIYY; encoded by the coding sequence ATGAAGACCCGTTACCGAATGCGCGCGATCGCCGCGATCCTCACCGCGCTCGCGCTTCCGCTCCTCGTCTTCGGACCGTGGGGCTGCGGGAAGCAGCCCGCCGGAGACTCCAACGCCGCCCAGACCGCCGCCGCTCCGGAGCGGGCCATCAACTTCAAGATCGGCATCATGACCGGCACGGTCTCGCAGGGCGAGGACGAGTTCCGCGGCGGCCAGATGATCCAGAAGAAGTACGGCGCGGATCACGTCAAGCACGTGACCTACCCCGACAACTTCATGAACGAGCAGGAGACCGTGATCGCGCAGCTCGTCGGGCTCGCGGACGATCCCGAGGTGAAGGTGATCATCGTCGCCCAGGCCGTCCCGGGCACGCTCCCGGCGGTGCGCAAGATTCGCGAGAAGCGCCCGGACATCAAGATCGCGATGATCGAGCCGCACGAGGACCCCGCGATGGTGAACGCTGAGGCGGACATCGCGATCCAGCCGGACCAGCTCGCGCGCGGCCGGACCATCATGGCGGTCGCGAAGAAGATGGGCGTCACCGACTTCGTTCATTACAGCTTCCCGCGGCACATGTCGCAGGAGCTGCTGGCGCGGCGGCGCGACATCATGAAGGAGGAGGCCGCGAAGCAGGGGATCAAGTTCCACTTCGTGACCGCGCCCGATCCGATGGGTGAGGCGGGCATCGCCGGCTCGCAGCAGTTCATCAAGGAAGACGTCCCGCGCGAGGTCCAGAAGCTCGGTCCGAAGACGGCGTTCTTCTCCACGAACTGCGGCATGCAGGATCCGATGATCCAGACCGTGCTCACCACGGACGGGTACGTTCCGGAGCAGTGCTGCCCCAGCCCGACCCACGGATATCCGACGGCGCTCGGAATCCGGATCCCTCCCGACAAGGCGGGGGACTTCACGTTCATCAACACGGAGAACCGCCGCGTGATCGCCGAGCACGGAAAGACGGGCCACTTCGCCACGTGGCCGATCCCCGAGGTGATCATGGCCATCCGCGGGAGCACGGACCTTCTCGTCGACAGCGTGGAGGGGAAGGCGGACTACCAGGATCCGGCCACGGTGCAGAAGTACTTGCAGGACATCGCCGGCGTGCCGATCACGCTGACCAAATACGACTCGCAGAAGGGCAACTCCTACCTGGTCCTTGTCGACAGCATCTACTACTAG